The Flavobacterium sp. 123 genome contains a region encoding:
- a CDS encoding cation:proton antiporter, producing the protein MSAAEKVAEASQHLEPLISDLGLILITAGIAVLLFKKLKQPLVLGYLIAGFLAGNHFDFFPSVSDSKSVEVWAEIGVIFLLFSLGLEFSFKKLMKVGGTASITAITQIITMIFVGFLVGQWLDWSKMDSVFLGVILSVSSTTIILKTFDELGVKTQRFAGIVIGSLIVQDIVAILMMVLLSTIAVSQQFSGMELMQSVFKLLFFLTIWFIGGIFFIPTLLKKAKHLLTDEMLLIISLALCLMMVSLAANVGFSPALGAFIMGSIIAETTQAEHIEHLVKPVKDLFGAVFFVSVGMLIDPHTLFTHTFPVILLTIITIFGQSISATIGALLSGQPLKQSVQTGMSLSQIGEFSFIIASLGMTLNVTSNFLYPIVVAVSAVTTFTTPFMVKFSTPFSEYLAKKLPRKWVKRIERYSANAQAIKSVSNWQIVINSYLTQVILFSVIILAVILLSSKYILPLVDHSKFGNALGALITLFAVSPFLWALSLRRFAAYEVTILMEERKYQGPIVMMFLFRILLSIFFIGFLLNIFFSPIIALITLIAALGVYFLFQRKLNAQYHKIEAHFLTNLHDREFTKVRRTRSSLSPWDEHMAFFDIAAASNIVGKTLEELQIREQLGINVASIKRGEFMINIPKGNERLFPGDEICVIGTDIQVKEFKTYLDQHEIDAPDTTIEPEIVLRQIELKNESYIGKSIRASKLREKTNGLIVGIEKKGNRILNPESNIILEKDDILWIVGDKKLLADLVHN; encoded by the coding sequence ATGAGTGCCGCAGAAAAAGTAGCAGAAGCTTCCCAACACTTAGAACCACTTATCAGCGATTTAGGACTGATACTTATCACTGCTGGAATTGCAGTTTTGTTATTTAAAAAATTAAAGCAACCCTTAGTTTTAGGCTATCTGATTGCAGGATTTTTAGCGGGAAATCATTTTGATTTTTTTCCATCCGTTAGCGATTCAAAAAGTGTCGAAGTTTGGGCAGAAATTGGAGTCATCTTCTTGTTGTTCAGTTTGGGATTAGAATTCAGTTTTAAAAAGCTGATGAAAGTAGGTGGTACAGCATCTATTACCGCAATCACCCAAATTATCACAATGATTTTTGTTGGCTTTCTGGTTGGCCAATGGTTGGATTGGTCCAAAATGGATAGCGTATTTCTTGGTGTTATTCTTTCCGTTTCATCAACAACCATTATTCTAAAAACATTTGATGAATTAGGCGTAAAGACACAAAGATTTGCTGGAATTGTTATTGGTTCCCTTATCGTTCAGGACATTGTTGCAATCTTGATGATGGTATTACTATCTACAATTGCTGTCAGTCAGCAGTTTTCAGGAATGGAATTAATGCAATCAGTCTTTAAATTATTGTTCTTTCTAACAATTTGGTTTATCGGAGGTATCTTTTTCATTCCTACTTTACTGAAAAAAGCAAAACATTTATTAACAGACGAAATGCTCCTGATTATTTCGCTTGCCTTATGTTTGATGATGGTAAGTCTAGCTGCTAATGTAGGATTTTCACCAGCCCTTGGCGCCTTCATTATGGGCTCAATCATTGCCGAAACTACACAAGCCGAACATATCGAACATTTAGTCAAACCCGTTAAAGATTTATTTGGGGCTGTTTTCTTCGTATCAGTAGGAATGTTAATTGATCCACACACTTTATTTACACATACATTTCCAGTTATTCTTTTGACAATTATCACCATTTTTGGACAATCAATAAGTGCAACTATAGGCGCCTTACTATCGGGACAACCACTGAAACAATCTGTACAAACAGGAATGAGTTTATCTCAAATTGGTGAATTCTCTTTTATCATAGCTTCACTTGGAATGACGCTGAATGTGACCAGTAATTTTTTATATCCAATTGTAGTTGCGGTTTCGGCAGTTACAACATTTACAACACCTTTTATGGTGAAATTTTCGACTCCTTTTTCTGAATATTTAGCTAAAAAGTTACCTCGGAAATGGGTTAAGAGAATTGAACGCTATAGTGCTAATGCACAAGCCATAAAATCAGTAAGCAACTGGCAAATTGTAATTAATAGTTATTTGACACAAGTCATTTTATTTTCAGTAATTATATTGGCTGTTATTTTACTTTCGTCAAAATACATTCTTCCATTAGTTGATCATTCTAAGTTTGGAAACGCTTTAGGAGCGCTCATCACATTATTTGCCGTTTCTCCTTTTTTATGGGCATTATCGCTACGTCGATTTGCTGCTTATGAAGTTACTATTTTGATGGAAGAACGTAAATATCAAGGACCTATTGTAATGATGTTCTTGTTTAGAATACTCCTTTCTATATTTTTTATTGGTTTTTTATTAAACATCTTCTTCTCTCCCATTATTGCGTTGATTACATTAATTGCAGCATTAGGTGTTTATTTCCTTTTTCAAAGAAAATTGAATGCACAATACCATAAAATTGAAGCTCATTTTTTAACCAATTTGCATGATAGAGAATTTACGAAAGTGCGAAGAACGAGAAGTAGCTTATCTCCTTGGGATGAGCACATGGCTTTTTTCGATATTGCAGCAGCTTCAAACATTGTTGGTAAGACTTTAGAAGAATTACAAATTCGAGAACAATTAGGGATAAATGTTGCCTCTATAAAACGAGGAGAATTTATGATAAACATTCCAAAAGGAAATGAGCGATTATTTCCTGGTGACGAAATTTGTGTTATTGGAACTGATATTCAAGTGAAAGAATTTAAAACCTATTTAGATCAACATGAAATAGATGCTCCCGACACAACTATTGAGCCTGAAATTGTGTTGCGCCAAATAGAGCTAAAGAACGAAAGCTATATTGGAAAAAGCATTAGAGCATCAAAACTTCGAGAAAAAACAAATGGACTTATTGTGGGTATTGAAAAAAAGGGGAATCGAATTCTAAACCCAGAATCTAATATCATTTTAGAAAAAGACGATATTCTTTGGATTGTTGGTGACAAAAAATTATTAGCCGATCTGGTTCACAATTAG